In Nocardioides sp. zg-1228, a single window of DNA contains:
- a CDS encoding dihydrofolate reductase family protein, translating into MPLVRVHNFSISLDGFGSGEPQSLESPFGHAGERLHQWMFATSFWDLEGGGRGVDAVFAARHEEGIGAEIMGANKFGPPGWQDDPDWRGWWGDDPPFHTPTYVLTHRTRPPLEMDGGTTFHFLDASPADALAVAREAAGGLDVRLGGGATVVREFVAADLVDHLHLVVVPIVLGRGSWLWGGLAGLEDRFDTEAVSSPSGVVHLTLTRRH; encoded by the coding sequence ATGCCGCTCGTCCGGGTCCACAACTTCTCCATCTCCCTCGACGGCTTCGGCTCCGGCGAGCCGCAGTCCCTGGAGTCCCCCTTCGGCCACGCCGGGGAGCGGCTCCACCAGTGGATGTTCGCCACCAGCTTCTGGGACCTGGAGGGCGGCGGGCGCGGCGTCGACGCCGTCTTCGCCGCCCGCCACGAGGAGGGCATCGGCGCGGAGATCATGGGCGCCAACAAGTTCGGCCCACCCGGGTGGCAGGACGACCCCGACTGGCGCGGGTGGTGGGGGGACGACCCGCCGTTCCACACCCCGACCTACGTCCTCACGCACCGGACGAGGCCGCCGCTGGAGATGGACGGCGGCACCACCTTCCACTTCCTCGACGCCTCCCCCGCCGACGCGCTCGCCGTCGCGCGCGAGGCGGCCGGCGGCCTCGACGTACGCCTCGGCGGCGGTGCGACGGTGGTGCGAGAGTTCGTGGCCGCCGATCTCGTCGACCACCTGCACCTCGTCGTCGTGCCGATCGTCCTCGGTCGCGGCAGCTGGCTGTGGGGCGGGCTGGCCGGCCTCGAGGACCGCTTCGACACCGAGGCCGTGTCCTCGCCCAGCGGCGTCGTCCACCTGACGCTGACCCGCCGCCACTGA
- a CDS encoding aspartate kinase: MGIVVQKYGGSSLADADAIKRVARRIVDIKKAGHDVVVAVSAMGDTTDDLEDLATSVSPLPPAREMDMLLTAGERISMALVAMAISDLGYTARSFTGSQAGVITDSVHGRAKIIDVTPGRITQAIGEGHIVIVAGFQGVSADTKEITTLGRGGSDTTAVALAAALDADVCEIYTDVDGIFTADPRIVPTARKLSKVSYEEMLELAACGSKILHLRCVEYGRRYGIPIHVRSSFSQLEGTWVVDDPQLDPGPAGPSEGDTMEQPIIAGVAHDRSEAKITVVGVPDKVGEAARIFEALADAQVNLDMIVQNVSAAATSLTDISFTLPRSDGQVAMTALARIQAEVGYDKLLYDDKIGKVSLIGAGMRSHPGITSKFFAALASAGVNIEMISTSEIRISVIVDESAVDDAVRATHTAFDLDADEVEAVVYGGTGR, from the coding sequence GTGGGCATTGTCGTGCAGAAGTACGGCGGCTCCTCGCTCGCCGACGCCGACGCCATCAAGCGCGTCGCCCGACGCATCGTGGACATCAAGAAGGCCGGGCACGACGTCGTCGTCGCCGTCTCCGCCATGGGCGACACGACCGACGACCTGGAGGACCTGGCCACAAGCGTCTCGCCGCTGCCGCCGGCACGCGAGATGGACATGCTGCTGACCGCCGGCGAGCGGATCTCCATGGCCCTGGTGGCCATGGCGATCAGCGACCTCGGCTACACCGCGCGGTCGTTCACCGGCTCTCAGGCGGGCGTGATCACCGACTCGGTGCACGGCAGGGCCAAGATCATCGACGTCACGCCCGGGCGCATCACCCAGGCGATCGGGGAGGGCCACATCGTCATCGTGGCCGGCTTCCAGGGCGTCTCGGCCGACACCAAGGAGATCACCACGCTCGGCCGCGGGGGCAGCGACACCACCGCGGTGGCGCTCGCAGCCGCGCTCGACGCCGACGTGTGCGAGATCTACACCGACGTCGACGGGATCTTCACCGCCGACCCGCGCATCGTGCCCACCGCCCGCAAGCTCAGCAAGGTGTCCTACGAGGAGATGCTCGAGCTGGCCGCCTGCGGCTCCAAGATCCTGCACCTGCGGTGCGTGGAGTACGGCCGCCGCTACGGCATCCCGATCCACGTGCGGTCGTCGTTCAGCCAGCTCGAAGGCACCTGGGTCGTCGACGACCCGCAGCTCGACCCCGGACCAGCCGGACCCAGCGAGGGAGACACCATGGAACAGCCCATCATCGCCGGCGTCGCCCACGACCGCAGCGAGGCCAAGATCACCGTCGTCGGGGTCCCCGACAAGGTGGGCGAGGCCGCCCGGATCTTCGAGGCGCTCGCCGACGCGCAGGTCAACCTCGACATGATCGTGCAGAACGTCTCCGCCGCGGCGACCAGCCTCACCGACATCTCCTTCACGCTGCCCCGCAGCGACGGACAGGTCGCGATGACCGCGCTCGCGCGGATCCAGGCGGAGGTGGGCTACGACAAGCTGCTCTACGACGACAAGATCGGCAAGGTCTCGCTGATCGGTGCCGGCATGCGCTCCCACCCCGGCATCACCTCGAAGTTCTTCGCCGCGCTCGCCTCGGCGGGGGTCAACATCGAGATGATCTCCACCTCCGAGATCCGGATCTCGGTCATCGTGGACGAGTCGGCCGTCGACGACGCGGTCCGCGCGACGCACACGGCGTTCGACCTCGACGCCGACGAGGTCGAGGCCGTGGTCTACGGAGGCACCGGGCGATGA
- a CDS encoding GatB/YqeY domain-containing protein, with protein sequence MSALKDRLRADLTTAIKARDELRSSTLRMVLTAITNAEVAGKQARELSDDDIIGVLSTEAKRRREAAVAFEEGGRPEMAAKEAAEGEVIADYLPAPLTEAEIAELVTAAIAQTGAAGEGMRAMGKVMGVVTPQVKGRADGGAVAAEVRRQLG encoded by the coding sequence ATGAGTGCCCTGAAGGACCGTCTCCGCGCCGACCTCACCACCGCCATCAAGGCGCGCGACGAGCTGCGCTCCTCCACGCTGCGGATGGTGCTGACCGCCATCACCAACGCCGAGGTCGCCGGCAAGCAGGCCCGCGAGCTCTCCGACGACGACATCATCGGCGTGCTGTCGACCGAGGCCAAGCGACGCCGCGAGGCGGCCGTGGCCTTCGAGGAGGGCGGCCGCCCCGAGATGGCGGCCAAGGAGGCCGCCGAGGGCGAGGTCATCGCCGACTACCTCCCGGCCCCGCTCACCGAGGCCGAGATCGCCGAGCTCGTCACGGCCGCCATCGCCCAGACCGGCGCGGCCGGCGAGGGTATGCGCGCCATGGGCAAGGTGATGGGCGTCGTGACGCCCCAGGTCAAGGGCCGCGCCGACGGCGGCGCCGTGGCCGCCGAGGTGCGCCGCCAGCTCGGCTGA
- a CDS encoding aspartate-semialdehyde dehydrogenase: MSDKVNIGIVGATGQVGVAMRQILLERDFPADQVRFFASSRSAGTVLAFGDRDITVEDAASADPTGLDIALFSAGATTSRALVPRFVDAGVIVVDNSSAFRKDPDIPLVVSEVNPDAMAGVIEAGRGIIANPNCTTMAAMPILKALHDEAGLTRLIVSTYQAVSGSGVAGVDELADGVAAAGDKARELAYDGSAISFPEPTTYVEPIAYNVLPMAGSIVDDGLNETDEEQKLRNESRKILGLPDLLVSGLCVRVPVFTGHSLAVNAEFERPMTPARAREILASAEGVALEEVPTPLKAAGRDPSYVGRLRQDPGVPDDRGLALFISNDNLRKGAALNTVQIAELVAAAR; this comes from the coding sequence ATGAGCGACAAGGTCAACATCGGCATCGTCGGTGCGACGGGCCAGGTGGGGGTGGCGATGCGCCAGATCCTGCTCGAGCGCGACTTCCCGGCCGACCAGGTCCGCTTCTTCGCCTCCTCGCGCTCCGCCGGCACGGTGCTCGCGTTCGGTGATCGCGACATCACCGTCGAGGACGCGGCGAGCGCCGACCCCACCGGGCTCGACATCGCGCTGTTCTCCGCCGGCGCCACCACCTCGCGGGCGCTGGTGCCGAGGTTCGTGGACGCGGGAGTGATCGTCGTCGACAACTCCTCGGCGTTCCGCAAGGACCCCGACATCCCGCTGGTCGTCTCGGAGGTCAACCCCGACGCGATGGCCGGCGTCATCGAGGCCGGGCGCGGCATCATCGCCAACCCCAACTGCACGACGATGGCAGCGATGCCGATCCTCAAGGCGCTGCACGACGAGGCCGGCCTGACCCGCCTCATCGTCTCCACCTACCAGGCCGTCTCCGGCTCCGGGGTGGCCGGCGTCGACGAGCTGGCCGACGGCGTGGCTGCGGCGGGCGACAAGGCCCGGGAGCTGGCCTACGACGGCTCCGCGATCTCGTTCCCCGAGCCGACGACCTACGTCGAGCCCATCGCCTACAACGTGCTGCCGATGGCGGGCTCGATCGTCGACGACGGGCTCAACGAGACCGACGAGGAGCAGAAGCTCCGCAACGAGTCGCGCAAGATCCTCGGCCTGCCCGACCTCCTGGTCTCCGGCCTCTGCGTCCGCGTCCCGGTCTTCACCGGCCACTCGCTCGCGGTCAACGCCGAGTTCGAGCGGCCGATGACCCCCGCCCGCGCCCGCGAGATCCTCGCCTCGGCCGAGGGGGTGGCGCTCGAGGAGGTGCCGACCCCGCTCAAGGCGGCCGGCCGCGACCCGTCGTACGTCGGACGGCTGCGGCAGGATCCGGGCGTCCCCGACGACCGCGGCCTCGCGCTCTTCATCAGCAACGACAACCTGCGCAAGGGCGCCGCGCTCAACACCGTGCAGATCGCCGAGCTCGTCGCCGCCGCCCGCTGA